A genomic region of Paenibacillus sp. PL2-23 contains the following coding sequences:
- a CDS encoding DM13 domain-containing protein: MMNKKMVAALGGLAVAGAVLAGGWWLASPLFLSQQVDEALPPAPSPTVVERQVEGELKPDASATQLPDKPDKTAANQDESSTSESASEEWSGAFVDGDERHQASGQVFVVLGNDGKRYLRFEGLHVTNGPDLYVYLKQEGMETSDGIKLDKLKGNLGNQNYELPADLDLGSHSVVVIWCKAFDVDFGTALLKKGGA, encoded by the coding sequence ATGATGAACAAAAAAATGGTTGCCGCATTAGGTGGGCTGGCGGTTGCTGGCGCGGTTCTCGCGGGCGGTTGGTGGCTTGCGTCCCCGCTGTTCCTGAGTCAGCAAGTGGATGAGGCATTGCCGCCTGCCCCCAGTCCAACGGTTGTGGAACGACAAGTGGAGGGAGAGCTTAAGCCTGATGCGTCGGCCACCCAATTGCCGGACAAACCCGATAAGACCGCTGCTAATCAGGATGAGAGCAGCACATCGGAGTCTGCTAGCGAGGAGTGGTCAGGAGCTTTCGTGGATGGAGATGAGCGGCATCAAGCATCCGGCCAAGTTTTCGTTGTTTTGGGCAATGACGGAAAGCGTTACTTGCGGTTCGAGGGGCTGCATGTGACCAACGGTCCAGACTTATATGTATATCTGAAGCAAGAAGGCATGGAAACATCGGATGGCATCAAGCTTGACAAGCTGAAGGGCAACTTGGGCAATCAAAACTATGAGCTGCCGGCAGACCTGGACTTGGGCAGCCATTCCGTGGTCGTCATCTGGTGCAAGGCCTTCGATGTCGATTTTGGCACAGCCCTGTTAAAGAAGGGTGGAGCTTGA
- the spoIIP gene encoding stage II sporulation protein P: MKLRSALLGGTAAILLLSGAGDAAFASSGKASPSLAEGQSINQAKIVHIVAVTNLRSGPGMDYKVVAKAQAGDSFAINGTDGDWYRVALPAGGQAYVANWVVETDAENQAGGGEQPTDVAPKAKAVHILGVTNLRSGPGMEFDVVAKAKSGDTFSIDGTEGEWYRVVLTNGKQAYVAKWVVQTDEVPDSDSKVYIYHTHNRESWKNVARNTANGAYDDKEINISLVGEHMAGVLKQKGIPSIAENADIAARLTEQKLNYSHSYAESRKAITNAINSHASLSYFLDIHRDADLPRSTTAVTIGKKTYARVMFVIGMANPNYKENKKFADALSAELNKKYPGISRGVLLKASSQGNGEYNQSISGGSLLLEFGGVNNTLQENLNTAEAFADVFADYLKRADELEK; encoded by the coding sequence TTGAAGCTGCGAAGTGCCTTATTGGGCGGTACGGCCGCCATTCTACTATTGTCAGGAGCGGGAGATGCCGCATTTGCTTCATCGGGCAAAGCTAGTCCTTCGCTCGCCGAAGGTCAAAGCATAAATCAAGCGAAGATTGTACATATCGTTGCCGTAACCAATCTGCGCAGCGGGCCTGGGATGGATTACAAGGTTGTGGCTAAAGCGCAAGCCGGAGACAGCTTTGCGATCAACGGCACCGACGGCGACTGGTATCGGGTCGCGCTTCCGGCGGGCGGGCAGGCATACGTTGCCAACTGGGTCGTGGAAACGGACGCCGAAAATCAGGCTGGCGGAGGCGAACAGCCGACCGATGTCGCTCCGAAAGCAAAGGCGGTTCACATACTAGGCGTCACTAACTTGCGGAGCGGGCCCGGCATGGAATTCGATGTCGTCGCTAAAGCAAAAAGCGGAGATACCTTCTCAATCGATGGAACGGAAGGGGAATGGTATCGCGTCGTTCTAACGAATGGCAAGCAAGCGTATGTCGCCAAGTGGGTGGTGCAAACGGATGAGGTGCCGGATAGCGATAGCAAGGTCTATATTTACCATACCCACAATCGCGAGTCGTGGAAAAACGTGGCGAGAAATACTGCGAACGGCGCTTATGACGACAAAGAAATCAATATTTCTTTGGTCGGCGAACATATGGCGGGAGTTCTGAAGCAGAAGGGCATTCCGTCCATCGCAGAGAATGCCGACATCGCTGCAAGACTGACAGAGCAAAAGCTAAACTATTCGCACTCCTATGCGGAATCCCGCAAAGCGATAACGAACGCAATCAATTCGCATGCTTCCTTGTCTTATTTTCTGGATATCCATCGGGATGCTGATTTGCCTCGAAGCACAACGGCGGTAACGATCGGCAAAAAAACTTATGCCCGCGTCATGTTCGTGATCGGCATGGCAAATCCGAACTACAAGGAAAACAAGAAATTCGCGGACGCTTTGAGCGCGGAGCTGAATAAAAAGTATCCCGGTATATCGAGAGGTGTTCTCCTCAAAGCTTCGAGCCAAGGAAACGGCGAATACAACCAGTCGATTTCCGGCGGCAGTCTGCTGCTGGAGTTCGGAGGCGTCAACAATACGCTTCAGGAGAATTTGAATACGGCCGAAGCGTTTGCAGACGTCTTCGCCGATTATTTGAAACGAGCGGATGAATTAGAAAAGTAA
- a CDS encoding RNA-guided endonuclease InsQ/TnpB family protein — MIVTVTAKIKIKPSDSQMMALQQTMIAYRQGCNFVSALVFETSERRQSALHRMTYRTLRSTMGLRSQMAQSVLKTVRAKYKTILSSGHAWTRVQFKKPEYDLVWRRDYSLSAKLFSVNTLQGRMKIPFEAKGMETYYDGTWTFGTAKLVCKKQKWFLHIPVSKEMASPELKEIEHVAGIDLGINFVATVYDTEGRTLFFRGRGLKHKRANYQRLRSELQRKQTASSRRRLKQIGERENRWMTDVNHQVSKALVTRYGANTLFVLEDLTGIRRRAEKAKLKYRYVTVSWAFYQLRQMVTYKAKLAGSMAIAVDPKHTSQACPLCRHTVKENRDKRRHRFRCQACRYTSNDDRIGAMNLCLKGREYLLEGAGLA, encoded by the coding sequence ATGATCGTTACCGTGACGGCGAAAATCAAAATCAAACCGTCAGACAGTCAAATGATGGCCCTGCAACAAACGATGATCGCTTATCGTCAAGGCTGTAATTTTGTCTCTGCCCTTGTGTTTGAGACGAGCGAGCGCCGGCAGTCTGCCCTGCACCGAATGACGTATCGAACCCTGCGCAGCACGATGGGCCTGCGCTCTCAAATGGCGCAGTCGGTATTGAAAACGGTACGGGCTAAATACAAGACCATCTTGAGCAGCGGACATGCTTGGACACGCGTACAATTTAAGAAGCCGGAATACGATCTCGTCTGGAGACGGGATTACTCGCTAAGCGCAAAGCTATTCTCCGTCAATACGCTGCAAGGCCGCATGAAGATCCCCTTCGAAGCCAAAGGAATGGAGACTTATTACGACGGCACATGGACATTCGGTACAGCCAAGCTGGTATGCAAAAAACAGAAGTGGTTTTTGCATATTCCAGTGTCTAAGGAAATGGCCTCTCCTGAGCTTAAGGAGATTGAACACGTTGCAGGGATTGATCTGGGCATCAACTTTGTAGCTACGGTGTATGACACCGAGGGGAGAACGCTGTTTTTTCGGGGAAGGGGACTGAAACACAAACGAGCAAACTACCAACGATTGCGTTCCGAGCTGCAACGCAAACAAACGGCTTCGTCCCGCCGCAGGCTGAAGCAAATCGGAGAACGAGAAAACCGCTGGATGACCGATGTGAACCATCAGGTCAGTAAGGCACTCGTTACCCGTTATGGGGCGAATACGCTGTTTGTGCTGGAGGATTTGACAGGGATCCGCCGCAGGGCGGAAAAGGCAAAGCTGAAGTATCGGTATGTGACGGTATCGTGGGCTTTCTATCAGCTGCGTCAGATGGTGACGTATAAGGCGAAGCTTGCAGGATCGATGGCGATAGCCGTGGATCCGAAGCACACCTCGCAGGCGTGTCCCCTATGCCGCCACACGGTGAAAGAAAACCGGGATAAACGCAGGCATCGCTTTCGTTGCCAGGCATGCAGATATACAAGCAATGACGACCGGATCGGCGCCATGAATCTCTGTCTGAAGGGAAGAGAGTACCTTCTTGAAGGTGCAGGCTTAGCATGA
- a CDS encoding tRNA-dihydrouridine synthase, with protein MRGMEFKLIDNFWKELPKPFFVLAPMEDVTNVVFRHVVSKAGRPDVFFTEFTSTEGYCNPDAIYSERGRLYFTEDEQPMVAHIWGNNPDYFREMSIGLAKLAFKGIDINMGCPAHNVAAKAKGSGLILQPNLAADIIQATKAGGLPVSVKTRLGYTHVEEWREWLSHLLRQDIANLSIHLRTKKEMSKVAAHWELIPEIKQLRDQIAPHTLLTINGDIADRKTGLMLAEQYGIDGIMIGRGVFKNPFAFEKTPREHSRDEKIELLNYHIDLYDTFATELEPRPFVHLLRFFKIYINGFDKADELKNELMQTKSTDEVRQVLQSFKK; from the coding sequence ATGAGAGGAATGGAATTTAAGTTGATCGATAATTTTTGGAAGGAATTACCTAAACCGTTTTTTGTGCTTGCTCCTATGGAAGATGTAACGAATGTTGTGTTTCGTCATGTTGTGAGTAAAGCGGGTAGACCTGATGTTTTTTTCACTGAGTTTACAAGTACTGAAGGTTACTGTAATCCAGATGCTATATATAGTGAACGCGGGAGATTATATTTTACAGAAGATGAACAGCCTATGGTTGCGCATATTTGGGGAAACAACCCTGATTATTTTAGGGAAATGAGCATTGGATTAGCTAAGCTTGCCTTTAAAGGCATTGATATTAATATGGGCTGTCCTGCTCATAACGTCGCAGCTAAAGCTAAGGGTAGCGGACTCATCCTACAACCTAATCTGGCAGCAGATATTATACAAGCTACTAAAGCAGGTGGATTGCCGGTAAGCGTAAAAACTAGACTTGGCTATACACATGTCGAGGAGTGGCGTGAGTGGTTATCACATCTATTGCGACAAGATATTGCCAATCTGTCTATTCATCTGCGAACCAAAAAAGAAATGAGTAAGGTGGCTGCGCATTGGGAGCTTATTCCTGAAATTAAACAGCTTCGTGATCAGATTGCACCCCATACCTTATTAACGATTAATGGAGATATAGCGGATCGAAAAACAGGCTTAATGCTGGCAGAACAATATGGAATTGATGGAATTATGATCGGTAGGGGTGTATTTAAAAATCCATTTGCATTTGAGAAAACACCTAGAGAGCATAGCAGAGACGAAAAAATAGAGTTATTAAACTACCATATTGATTTGTATGATACATTTGCAACAGAACTGGAACCGAGACCATTTGTTCATTTACTTCGTTTTTTCAAGATATATATAAATGGATTTGACAAGGCAGATGAGTTGAAAAATGAGCTCATGCAAACGAAGTCAACAGATGAAGTACGTCAAGTGCTGCAAAGCTTTAAGAAGTAA
- the sigK gene encoding RNA polymerase sporulation sigma factor SigK — translation MGFFTAVALFIKQLTLLVSYVKNNAFPQPLKEDEEAKHLALMAEGNAHSRNLLIEHNLRLVAHIVKKFDNTGEDLEDLISIGTIGLIKAIESFQTGKGTKLATFAARCIENEILMHLRSLKKTRKDVSLHDPIGTDKEGNEITLIDILGTESDDVADKVQLKIEKSKIYKNLDILDDREKEVVIGRFGLVHGGDERTQREIAKELGISRSYVSRIEKRALMKLYHEFYKAKK, via the coding sequence ATGGGATTTTTTACGGCTGTCGCTTTGTTCATTAAGCAGTTGACGCTGCTCGTGTCGTATGTGAAAAATAACGCTTTTCCTCAGCCGCTGAAGGAAGACGAGGAGGCCAAGCATCTTGCACTGATGGCGGAGGGTAACGCACACTCGCGAAATCTGCTTATCGAACATAATCTTCGCTTGGTCGCCCACATAGTGAAAAAATTCGATAACACGGGTGAGGATCTTGAGGATTTGATCTCGATCGGCACCATCGGCTTGATCAAAGCGATTGAAAGCTTCCAGACGGGCAAAGGAACGAAGCTCGCCACCTTCGCTGCCCGTTGTATTGAAAACGAAATACTTATGCATCTTCGCAGCTTGAAGAAGACGCGCAAGGACGTATCCCTGCACGATCCCATCGGCACGGACAAAGAGGGGAACGAGATCACGCTCATTGATATCCTCGGAACGGAGTCCGACGACGTAGCGGATAAAGTGCAGCTCAAGATCGAGAAGAGCAAGATTTATAAGAATTTGGACATATTGGATGACCGCGAGAAGGAAGTTGTGATTGGGCGCTTCGGGCTGGTACATGGCGGGGATGAGCGTACGCAGCGGGAGATTGCGAAGGAGCTGGGTATTAGCCGGAGCTATGTTTCAAGGATAGAGAAAAGGGCTCTTATGAAGTTGTATCATGAGTTTTATAAGGCGAAGAAGTGA
- a CDS encoding DUF6155 family protein: MQQSQSTYLYDFGDSWEHTVTLLSIENEAADYTPVCLGGERACPPEDVGGIWGYEELLEVLGTPDHPEREQMLELVGEAFDPEKYAVVDSNILLQQMKDKLIPKKLSAVSRGKKSTEGTAPKTVKLTKTTLNKHLKQLSHEQLIMLVKDCFEVSKEMEKYLSVRILGEPAAEALFQEYRKKIENQFYPDRGEPKLRLQEAKKAISEFEKLTGSMKHVFQLKLIYVELGVSFTVDYGDIDERFYNSMVSVYSDIIDHVNDDEEGVLYEEYKDRLAKIVSDTSGIGWGFHDELAYLHAEIAWD; the protein is encoded by the coding sequence ATTCAACAATCACAGAGCACTTACCTATATGACTTTGGAGACAGCTGGGAGCATACGGTAACACTGCTAAGCATCGAGAACGAAGCCGCTGACTACACGCCAGTCTGTCTTGGCGGCGAGCGGGCTTGTCCTCCGGAGGATGTAGGCGGCATCTGGGGCTACGAGGAGTTGTTGGAGGTGCTCGGTACACCCGATCATCCGGAACGCGAGCAAATGCTGGAGTTGGTTGGGGAAGCATTCGATCCGGAGAAATACGCCGTGGTGGATTCCAATATCCTGCTGCAGCAAATGAAGGACAAGCTTATCCCCAAGAAGCTGAGCGCCGTATCGCGAGGCAAGAAGTCGACGGAAGGAACTGCCCCCAAGACCGTGAAGCTGACCAAAACCACATTGAACAAGCATCTGAAGCAGCTAAGCCACGAGCAGCTTATCATGCTTGTCAAGGACTGCTTTGAAGTCAGTAAAGAAATGGAAAAATATTTGTCCGTACGCATTCTTGGCGAACCGGCCGCAGAGGCGCTTTTCCAGGAATATCGGAAAAAGATAGAGAACCAATTTTATCCCGATCGCGGCGAACCGAAGCTTCGTCTTCAAGAGGCGAAAAAAGCCATCTCGGAGTTCGAAAAGCTGACCGGCAGCATGAAGCATGTGTTCCAGCTGAAGCTCATCTACGTGGAGCTGGGCGTATCCTTCACCGTGGATTACGGTGATATCGATGAGCGGTTCTATAACAGCATGGTGTCTGTATATTCCGATATTATCGACCACGTGAATGACGATGAGGAAGGCGTGCTGTATGAGGAGTATAAGGATCGATTGGCGAAGATCGTCTCGGATACGAGTGGGATCGGCTGGGGATTCCATGATGAATTGGCGTATCTTCATGCCGAAATAGCTTGGGATTAA